The sequence below is a genomic window from bacterium.
CCGAAGCACTTTGATATCCTGTTAAGTAACGGGAAGTGCAATAAACATAATACCCGCCAAAACCGCTCTGGGACTCGGCCTCGGCATTAAGTGTCCATTTAATGACGACATTGTTCGTGTCCGGAAAGGCGGTCATACCGCTGGGAGCATAATTAACAGGAACTGTTTTCTCGTAATCGGTCGGCTTTTTACTGCAGCCAGCTATCGCTAAAACTACAATGAGCGCAGCCATAGCCCACGGAAACAATTTGCGGAACATTTTTGTATCCCTCCTAAATGGTTTATTGTTTTTAATGTATTATTTATTATCTTATAAATATCATTTTAACCAACCGGATACCCGTGTTTGAGTCCAATCGGGCGATATATACACCTTCTGCTATTGATACCTTTGGCTCCCATAAATATAAACGTTCTTCTTTCCCATTGTTGTTTCCTTTTTCCAGCAAAGACATCCGGTCCACATATTGACCCAGAATGTTGAATATCTTAACCTCCGTCACACTCTCCTTTGAAGGCAAAAACGATATATATATATTCCTTTTAAAAGGATTGGGCCAAGCCCTTAATATATCGGTATCTGAACGGTAAAATGTCTCTTTACTCCAGGAACTAATATTTTTCAGACTATCGATCACTCTAATCTGGTAAAATCCATTCAAGCCGGACAGGCTGCTTAAGGTAAAGCTGGGAACGAAGGTGTTATTGATTTTTACTGTTTTATCAAAATCTGGATGGCAGACTTTGATGTCATCAATATATAACCAGCCTGAATGAGATGTATTCCAACTTATTCTAATGTTAGCGGTTGTGTTTTTAATTTTGGATGAGCAATATTTATTTTGAGCTTCACCAAAATAATTCCAAATTCCCAAGGTATCCCATCCGGTGCTACTGTCGCTGCTTGACTCTAAAACCACAAATCCATTTATCCCCTCAGTGTCAAATCCAATATTGCCGGAGGAATCAAACTGGATCGCTTTTTTTGAGGTCATTTGGCCACTAATTGAATAATAGGCAGTATCTCCGTCAGCCTTGGGAATTATAACAAATCCTGTTCTTGTCCAATTGGAAGTATCCGATGTTCCGGCCTGATCAAAAAAATCAATAATCAGAGCTTTACTGTGCCGAACCTGGTACAACTCAATTCCAGAGGGCTCATAACCGGTTTCCCAAGCAAGCCTCCCCCCCATAGCCGTTTGATTCATTTTAACCTTTTGCGGAACCGGAGCAGTGATATCTTTCTGAAAAATCAACTGGTCAAGTATTTTATCCCACCCTGAAAGGCCTGTCCATTTTAAGTTATTATAAGACTCTATCCCGCTTTCAAAATTATTTTTACCTTTGGGATACCATGCAGCCACACCACTGGCATTTTGGTAGTCATTCCCAGAAATTGACTGTATCAGCACACTGTTTTTAAACTGACGACTGGCATCTAAAACCAAGGTTTTTTCCGGATCCGGTATTCTATTCCCAATAAAATCAAGCATCGTAGACAAGTCGTAGCTGTACCACGAAAAAAAGCAGGAGACAGAGTCCGGTACTGCAGAATCCGGGATGGCAGAGGAACTGATGAAGGCCGAAACCGGCAGTCGTTTAAGGGGTCCTGCTAATGACTTTAGATTTTGCGATGCGGCTGACAACCTTTTAATGTCGACAGCAGAGCAGGTCACCTGATACCCCAGGTTATCATAAACGCTACAGGAATTCACTAACCTTACCACCAAGCTTTCGGCCGGAGTATTTCCATCTATCTTTTTCCAAGCTTGATCATATGGCATACCCTCCACCGGGAAAGGGGCTTCCGATCCTACGGCATAACGGCACATTCCTTCAAGTTCCATAAGGACTTCAGCCATTTGCATCAAACAGGCATCAAATACGATTATTTCCAATGGCTGCCCGGCAGCAGAACTTATCTCTGCCACGGCAGACCTTAACTCACCTCCAGCGACATTCAAATAATCATTTAAATGCTGGTCGTACCCAACGTATTTTGAATATTTGCTCCAACCACTACCGTGGTCCCACAGAGCCAGCAGATATTTCTGGGCGGGGTACGTTTTCACCGCCCAACTGCCAAAGTCGGCCAAAGCATCCGGAGATCCGCTATTGCTCTGTCCCAGACTTGCCAGGATGCTGGTTCCCTGTGGCAATACTTTGTAGCGGAACGCTCCTGAAGGGGAATCAATTTGAACTATTATGTCAACCCCCGGTTGGCCGGAGATTTTCTGCAGTTCTTTGATGTCTATCTGAGCCTGGCCAGATAAATCGTTGTCGGCAGCCATATAAAACATCATGGTCCATTGGCTGCCAAAACAAATATTTTCAAAGAACAACAAAAATAGTGCGCCAAAACTAATTATTATATCCACCCTTGGGGACGGCAATTTATTTTTTATACCCATTGTTTCTCCACAACCAAGCCGCCCAGTTATTTAAAAGGATGGATTTGATTGGTTAAAAAGCCAAGGCTAAAGCAATGCGATGAACAGTGCTTAACGGTCCATAATCGGC
It includes:
- a CDS encoding clostripain-related cysteine peptidase; translated protein: MGIKNKLPSPRVDIIISFGALFLLFFENICFGSQWTMMFYMAADNDLSGQAQIDIKELQKISGQPGVDIIVQIDSPSGAFRYKVLPQGTSILASLGQSNSGSPDALADFGSWAVKTYPAQKYLLALWDHGSGWSKYSKYVGYDQHLNDYLNVAGGELRSAVAEISSAAGQPLEIIVFDACLMQMAEVLMELEGMCRYAVGSEAPFPVEGMPYDQAWKKIDGNTPAESLVVRLVNSCSVYDNLGYQVTCSAVDIKRLSAASQNLKSLAGPLKRLPVSAFISSSAIPDSAVPDSVSCFFSWYSYDLSTMLDFIGNRIPDPEKTLVLDASRQFKNSVLIQSISGNDYQNASGVAAWYPKGKNNFESGIESYNNLKWTGLSGWDKILDQLIFQKDITAPVPQKVKMNQTAMGGRLAWETGYEPSGIELYQVRHSKALIIDFFDQAGTSDTSNWTRTGFVIIPKADGDTAYYSISGQMTSKKAIQFDSSGNIGFDTEGINGFVVLESSSDSSTGWDTLGIWNYFGEAQNKYCSSKIKNTTANIRISWNTSHSGWLYIDDIKVCHPDFDKTVKINNTFVPSFTLSSLSGLNGFYQIRVIDSLKNISSWSKETFYRSDTDILRAWPNPFKRNIYISFLPSKESVTEVKIFNILGQYVDRMSLLEKGNNNGKEERLYLWEPKVSIAEGVYIARLDSNTGIRLVKMIFIR